A window of Lagenorhynchus albirostris chromosome 11, mLagAlb1.1, whole genome shotgun sequence contains these coding sequences:
- the PCBP2 gene encoding poly(rC)-binding protein 2 isoform X29: MDTGVIEGGLNVTLTIRLLMHGKEVGSIIGKKGESVKKMREESGARINISEGNCPERIITLAGPTNAIFKAFAMIIDKLEEDISSSMTNSTAASRPPVTLRLVVPASQCGSLIGKGGCKIKEIRESTGAQVQVAGDMLPNSTERAITIAGIPQSIIECVKQICVVMLETLSQSPPKGVTIPYRPKPSSSPVIFAGGQAYTIQGQYAIPQPDLTKLHQLAMQQSHFPMTHGNTGFSAGLDASAQTTSHELTIPNDLIGCIIGRQGAKINEIRQMSGAQIKIANPVEGSTDRQVTITGSAASISLAQYLINVRLSSETGGMGSS, translated from the exons ATGGACACCGGTGTGATTGAAGGTGGATTAAATGTCACTCTCACCATCCGGCTACTTATGCATGGAAAG GAAGTTGGCAGTATCATCGGGAAG AAAGGAGAATCAGTTAAGAAGATGCGTGAGGAG AGTGGTGCACGTATCAACATCTCAGAAGGGAATTGTCCTGAGAGGATTATCACTTTGGCTGGACCCACTAATGCCATCTTCAAAGCCTTTGCTATGATCATTGACAAACTGGAAGAG GACATCAGCAGCTCTATGACCAATAGCACAGCTGCCAGTAGACCCCCAGTCACTCTGAGGCTGGTGGTCCCTGCTAGTCAGTGTGGCTCTCTCATTGGGAAAGGTGGTTGCAAGATCAAGGAAATACGTGAG AGTACAGGGGCTCAGGTCCAGGTGGCAGGGGATATGCTCCCCAACTCAACTGAGCGGGCCATCACTATTGCTGGCATTCCGCAGTCCATCATTGAGTGTGTGAAACAGATCTGCGTGGTCATGTTGGAG actcTCTCCCAGTCCCCCCCGAAGGGCGTGACCATCCCGTACCGGCCCAAGCCGTCCAGTTCTCCAGTCATCTTTGCAGGTGGTCAG GCCTATACCATTCAAGGACAGTATGCCATTCCACAGCCAGAT TTGACCAAGCTGCACCAGTTGGCAATGCAACAGTCTCATTTTCCCATGACGCATGGCAACACCGGATTCAGTG CAGGTTTGGATGCATCTGCTCAGACTACTTCTCATGAACTCACCATTCCAAACGAT TTGATTGGCTGCATAATCGGGCGTCAAGGCGCCAAAATCAATGAGATCCGTCAGATGTCTGGGGCGCAGATCAAAATTGCGAACCCAGTGGAAGGATCTACTGATAGGCAGGTTACCATCACTGGATCTGCTGCCAGCATTAGCCTGGCTCAATATCTAATCAATGTCAG gCTTTCCTCGGAGACGGGTGGCATGGGGAGCAGCTAG
- the PCBP2 gene encoding poly(rC)-binding protein 2 isoform X24: protein MDTGVIEGGLNVTLTIRLLMHGKEVGSIIGKKGESVKKMREESGARINISEGNCPERIITLAGPTNAIFKAFAMIIDKLEEDISSSMTNSTAASRPPVTLRLVVPASQCGSLIGKGGCKIKEIRESTGAQVQVAGDMLPNSTERAITIAGIPQSIIECVKQICVVMLETLSQSPPKGVTIPYRPKPSSSPVIFAGGQDRYSTGSDSASFPHTTPSMCLNPDLEGPPLEAYTIQGQYAIPQPDLTKLHQLAMQQSHFPMTHGNTGFSGIESSSPEVKGYWAGLDASAQTTSHELTIPNDLIGCIIGRQGAKINEIRQMSGAQIKIANPVEGSTDRQVTITGSAASISLAQYLINVSTPGT from the exons ATGGACACCGGTGTGATTGAAGGTGGATTAAATGTCACTCTCACCATCCGGCTACTTATGCATGGAAAG GAAGTTGGCAGTATCATCGGGAAG AAAGGAGAATCAGTTAAGAAGATGCGTGAGGAG AGTGGTGCACGTATCAACATCTCAGAAGGGAATTGTCCTGAGAGGATTATCACTTTGGCTGGACCCACTAATGCCATCTTCAAAGCCTTTGCTATGATCATTGACAAACTGGAAGAG GACATCAGCAGCTCTATGACCAATAGCACAGCTGCCAGTAGACCCCCAGTCACTCTGAGGCTGGTGGTCCCTGCTAGTCAGTGTGGCTCTCTCATTGGGAAAGGTGGTTGCAAGATCAAGGAAATACGTGAG AGTACAGGGGCTCAGGTCCAGGTGGCAGGGGATATGCTCCCCAACTCAACTGAGCGGGCCATCACTATTGCTGGCATTCCGCAGTCCATCATTGAGTGTGTGAAACAGATCTGCGTGGTCATGTTGGAG actcTCTCCCAGTCCCCCCCGAAGGGCGTGACCATCCCGTACCGGCCCAAGCCGTCCAGTTCTCCAGTCATCTTTGCAGGTGGTCAG GACAGGTACAGCACAGGCAGCGACAGTGCGAGCTTTCCCCACACCACCCCGTCCATGTGCCTCAACCCTGACCTGGAGGGACCACCTCTAGAG GCCTATACCATTCAAGGACAGTATGCCATTCCACAGCCAGAT TTGACCAAGCTGCACCAGTTGGCAATGCAACAGTCTCATTTTCCCATGACGCATGGCAACACCGGATTCAGTG GCATTGAATCCAGCTCTCCAGAGGTGAAAGGCTATTGgg CAGGTTTGGATGCATCTGCTCAGACTACTTCTCATGAACTCACCATTCCAAACGAT TTGATTGGCTGCATAATCGGGCGTCAAGGCGCCAAAATCAATGAGATCCGTCAGATGTCTGGGGCGCAGATCAAAATTGCGAACCCAGTGGAAGGATCTACTGATAGGCAGGTTACCATCACTGGATCTGCTGCCAGCATTAGCCTGGCTCAATATCTAATCAATGTCAG CACACCTGGGACTTAA
- the PCBP2 gene encoding poly(rC)-binding protein 2 isoform X25, whose amino-acid sequence MDTGVIEGGLNVTLTIRLLMHGKEVGSIIGKKGESVKKMREESGARINISEGNCPERIITLAGPTNAIFKAFAMIIDKLEEDISSSMTNSTAASRPPVTLRLVVPASQCGSLIGKGGCKIKEIRESTGAQVQVAGDMLPNSTERAITIAGIPQSIIECVKQICVVMLETLSQSPPKGVTIPYRPKPSSSPVIFAGGQDRYSTGSDSASFPHTTPSMCLNPDLEGPPLEAYTIQGQYAIPQPDLTKLHQLAMQQSHFPMTHGNTGFSAGLDASAQTTSHELTIPNDLIGCIIGRQGAKINEIRQMSGAQIKIANPVEGSTDRQVTITGSAASISLAQYLINVRLSSETGGMGSS is encoded by the exons ATGGACACCGGTGTGATTGAAGGTGGATTAAATGTCACTCTCACCATCCGGCTACTTATGCATGGAAAG GAAGTTGGCAGTATCATCGGGAAG AAAGGAGAATCAGTTAAGAAGATGCGTGAGGAG AGTGGTGCACGTATCAACATCTCAGAAGGGAATTGTCCTGAGAGGATTATCACTTTGGCTGGACCCACTAATGCCATCTTCAAAGCCTTTGCTATGATCATTGACAAACTGGAAGAG GACATCAGCAGCTCTATGACCAATAGCACAGCTGCCAGTAGACCCCCAGTCACTCTGAGGCTGGTGGTCCCTGCTAGTCAGTGTGGCTCTCTCATTGGGAAAGGTGGTTGCAAGATCAAGGAAATACGTGAG AGTACAGGGGCTCAGGTCCAGGTGGCAGGGGATATGCTCCCCAACTCAACTGAGCGGGCCATCACTATTGCTGGCATTCCGCAGTCCATCATTGAGTGTGTGAAACAGATCTGCGTGGTCATGTTGGAG actcTCTCCCAGTCCCCCCCGAAGGGCGTGACCATCCCGTACCGGCCCAAGCCGTCCAGTTCTCCAGTCATCTTTGCAGGTGGTCAG GACAGGTACAGCACAGGCAGCGACAGTGCGAGCTTTCCCCACACCACCCCGTCCATGTGCCTCAACCCTGACCTGGAGGGACCACCTCTAGAG GCCTATACCATTCAAGGACAGTATGCCATTCCACAGCCAGAT TTGACCAAGCTGCACCAGTTGGCAATGCAACAGTCTCATTTTCCCATGACGCATGGCAACACCGGATTCAGTG CAGGTTTGGATGCATCTGCTCAGACTACTTCTCATGAACTCACCATTCCAAACGAT TTGATTGGCTGCATAATCGGGCGTCAAGGCGCCAAAATCAATGAGATCCGTCAGATGTCTGGGGCGCAGATCAAAATTGCGAACCCAGTGGAAGGATCTACTGATAGGCAGGTTACCATCACTGGATCTGCTGCCAGCATTAGCCTGGCTCAATATCTAATCAATGTCAG gCTTTCCTCGGAGACGGGTGGCATGGGGAGCAGCTAG
- the PCBP2 gene encoding poly(rC)-binding protein 2 isoform X30, with product MDTGVIEGGLNVTLTIRLLMHGKEVGSIIGKKGESVKKMREESGARINISEGNCPERIITLAGPTNAIFKAFAMIIDKLEEDISSSMTNSTAASRPPVTLRLVVPASQCGSLIGKGGCKIKEIRESTGAQVQVAGDMLPNSTERAITIAGIPQSIIECVKQICVVMLETLSQSPPKGVTIPYRPKPSSSPVIFAGGQAYTIQGQYAIPQPDLTKLHQLAMQQSHFPMTHGNTGFSGLDASAQTTSHELTIPNDLIGCIIGRQGAKINEIRQMSGAQIKIANPVEGSTDRQVTITGSAASISLAQYLINVRLSSETGGMGSS from the exons ATGGACACCGGTGTGATTGAAGGTGGATTAAATGTCACTCTCACCATCCGGCTACTTATGCATGGAAAG GAAGTTGGCAGTATCATCGGGAAG AAAGGAGAATCAGTTAAGAAGATGCGTGAGGAG AGTGGTGCACGTATCAACATCTCAGAAGGGAATTGTCCTGAGAGGATTATCACTTTGGCTGGACCCACTAATGCCATCTTCAAAGCCTTTGCTATGATCATTGACAAACTGGAAGAG GACATCAGCAGCTCTATGACCAATAGCACAGCTGCCAGTAGACCCCCAGTCACTCTGAGGCTGGTGGTCCCTGCTAGTCAGTGTGGCTCTCTCATTGGGAAAGGTGGTTGCAAGATCAAGGAAATACGTGAG AGTACAGGGGCTCAGGTCCAGGTGGCAGGGGATATGCTCCCCAACTCAACTGAGCGGGCCATCACTATTGCTGGCATTCCGCAGTCCATCATTGAGTGTGTGAAACAGATCTGCGTGGTCATGTTGGAG actcTCTCCCAGTCCCCCCCGAAGGGCGTGACCATCCCGTACCGGCCCAAGCCGTCCAGTTCTCCAGTCATCTTTGCAGGTGGTCAG GCCTATACCATTCAAGGACAGTATGCCATTCCACAGCCAGAT TTGACCAAGCTGCACCAGTTGGCAATGCAACAGTCTCATTTTCCCATGACGCATGGCAACACCGGATTCAGTG GTTTGGATGCATCTGCTCAGACTACTTCTCATGAACTCACCATTCCAAACGAT TTGATTGGCTGCATAATCGGGCGTCAAGGCGCCAAAATCAATGAGATCCGTCAGATGTCTGGGGCGCAGATCAAAATTGCGAACCCAGTGGAAGGATCTACTGATAGGCAGGTTACCATCACTGGATCTGCTGCCAGCATTAGCCTGGCTCAATATCTAATCAATGTCAG gCTTTCCTCGGAGACGGGTGGCATGGGGAGCAGCTAG
- the PCBP2 gene encoding poly(rC)-binding protein 2 isoform X26, whose amino-acid sequence MDTGVIEGGLNVTLTIRLLMHGKEVGSIIGKKGESVKKMREESGARINISEGNCPERIITLAGPTNAIFKAFAMIIDKLEEDISSSMTNSTAASRPPVTLRLVVPASQCGSLIGKGGCKIKEIRESTGAQVQVAGDMLPNSTERAITIAGIPQSIIECVKQICVVMLESPPKGVTIPYRPKPSSSPVIFAGGQDRYSTGSDSASFPHTTPSMCLNPDLEGPPLEAYTIQGQYAIPQPDLTKLHQLAMQQSHFPMTHGNTGFSAGLDASAQTTSHELTIPNDLIGCIIGRQGAKINEIRQMSGAQIKIANPVEGSTDRQVTITGSAASISLAQYLINVRLSSETGGMGSS is encoded by the exons ATGGACACCGGTGTGATTGAAGGTGGATTAAATGTCACTCTCACCATCCGGCTACTTATGCATGGAAAG GAAGTTGGCAGTATCATCGGGAAG AAAGGAGAATCAGTTAAGAAGATGCGTGAGGAG AGTGGTGCACGTATCAACATCTCAGAAGGGAATTGTCCTGAGAGGATTATCACTTTGGCTGGACCCACTAATGCCATCTTCAAAGCCTTTGCTATGATCATTGACAAACTGGAAGAG GACATCAGCAGCTCTATGACCAATAGCACAGCTGCCAGTAGACCCCCAGTCACTCTGAGGCTGGTGGTCCCTGCTAGTCAGTGTGGCTCTCTCATTGGGAAAGGTGGTTGCAAGATCAAGGAAATACGTGAG AGTACAGGGGCTCAGGTCCAGGTGGCAGGGGATATGCTCCCCAACTCAACTGAGCGGGCCATCACTATTGCTGGCATTCCGCAGTCCATCATTGAGTGTGTGAAACAGATCTGCGTGGTCATGTTGGAG TCCCCCCCGAAGGGCGTGACCATCCCGTACCGGCCCAAGCCGTCCAGTTCTCCAGTCATCTTTGCAGGTGGTCAG GACAGGTACAGCACAGGCAGCGACAGTGCGAGCTTTCCCCACACCACCCCGTCCATGTGCCTCAACCCTGACCTGGAGGGACCACCTCTAGAG GCCTATACCATTCAAGGACAGTATGCCATTCCACAGCCAGAT TTGACCAAGCTGCACCAGTTGGCAATGCAACAGTCTCATTTTCCCATGACGCATGGCAACACCGGATTCAGTG CAGGTTTGGATGCATCTGCTCAGACTACTTCTCATGAACTCACCATTCCAAACGAT TTGATTGGCTGCATAATCGGGCGTCAAGGCGCCAAAATCAATGAGATCCGTCAGATGTCTGGGGCGCAGATCAAAATTGCGAACCCAGTGGAAGGATCTACTGATAGGCAGGTTACCATCACTGGATCTGCTGCCAGCATTAGCCTGGCTCAATATCTAATCAATGTCAG gCTTTCCTCGGAGACGGGTGGCATGGGGAGCAGCTAG
- the PCBP2 gene encoding poly(rC)-binding protein 2 isoform X21, which yields MDTGVIEGGLNVTLTIRLLMHGKEVGSIIGKKGESVKKMREESGARINISEGNCPERIITLAGPTNAIFKAFAMIIDKLEEDISSSMTNSTAASRPPVTLRLVVPASQCGSLIGKGGCKIKEIRESTGAQVQVAGDMLPNSTERAITIAGIPQSIIECVKQICVVMLETLSQSPPKGVTIPYRPKPSSSPVIFAGGQDRYSTGSDSASFPHTTPSMCLNPDLEGPPLEAYTIQGQYAIPQPDLTKLHQLAMQQSHFPMTHGNTGFSGIESSSPEVKGYWGLDASAQTTSHELTIPNDLIGCIIGRQGAKINEIRQMSGAQIKIANPVEGSTDRQVTITGSAASISLAQYLINVRLSSETGGMGSS from the exons ATGGACACCGGTGTGATTGAAGGTGGATTAAATGTCACTCTCACCATCCGGCTACTTATGCATGGAAAG GAAGTTGGCAGTATCATCGGGAAG AAAGGAGAATCAGTTAAGAAGATGCGTGAGGAG AGTGGTGCACGTATCAACATCTCAGAAGGGAATTGTCCTGAGAGGATTATCACTTTGGCTGGACCCACTAATGCCATCTTCAAAGCCTTTGCTATGATCATTGACAAACTGGAAGAG GACATCAGCAGCTCTATGACCAATAGCACAGCTGCCAGTAGACCCCCAGTCACTCTGAGGCTGGTGGTCCCTGCTAGTCAGTGTGGCTCTCTCATTGGGAAAGGTGGTTGCAAGATCAAGGAAATACGTGAG AGTACAGGGGCTCAGGTCCAGGTGGCAGGGGATATGCTCCCCAACTCAACTGAGCGGGCCATCACTATTGCTGGCATTCCGCAGTCCATCATTGAGTGTGTGAAACAGATCTGCGTGGTCATGTTGGAG actcTCTCCCAGTCCCCCCCGAAGGGCGTGACCATCCCGTACCGGCCCAAGCCGTCCAGTTCTCCAGTCATCTTTGCAGGTGGTCAG GACAGGTACAGCACAGGCAGCGACAGTGCGAGCTTTCCCCACACCACCCCGTCCATGTGCCTCAACCCTGACCTGGAGGGACCACCTCTAGAG GCCTATACCATTCAAGGACAGTATGCCATTCCACAGCCAGAT TTGACCAAGCTGCACCAGTTGGCAATGCAACAGTCTCATTTTCCCATGACGCATGGCAACACCGGATTCAGTG GCATTGAATCCAGCTCTCCAGAGGTGAAAGGCTATTGgg GTTTGGATGCATCTGCTCAGACTACTTCTCATGAACTCACCATTCCAAACGAT TTGATTGGCTGCATAATCGGGCGTCAAGGCGCCAAAATCAATGAGATCCGTCAGATGTCTGGGGCGCAGATCAAAATTGCGAACCCAGTGGAAGGATCTACTGATAGGCAGGTTACCATCACTGGATCTGCTGCCAGCATTAGCCTGGCTCAATATCTAATCAATGTCAG gCTTTCCTCGGAGACGGGTGGCATGGGGAGCAGCTAG
- the PCBP2 gene encoding poly(rC)-binding protein 2 isoform X31 produces MDTGVIEGGLNVTLTIRLLMHGKEVGSIIGKKGESVKKMREESGARINISEGNCPERIITLAGPTNAIFKAFAMIIDKLEEDISSSMTNSTAASRPPVTLRLVVPASQCGSLIGKGGCKIKEIRESTGAQVQVAGDMLPNSTERAITIAGIPQSIIECVKQICVVMLETLSQSPPKGVTIPYRPKPSSSPVIFAGGQLTKLHQLAMQQSHFPMTHGNTGFSGIESSSPEVKGYWGLDASAQTTSHELTIPNDLIGCIIGRQGAKINEIRQMSGAQIKIANPVEGSTDRQVTITGSAASISLAQYLINVRLSSETGGMGSS; encoded by the exons ATGGACACCGGTGTGATTGAAGGTGGATTAAATGTCACTCTCACCATCCGGCTACTTATGCATGGAAAG GAAGTTGGCAGTATCATCGGGAAG AAAGGAGAATCAGTTAAGAAGATGCGTGAGGAG AGTGGTGCACGTATCAACATCTCAGAAGGGAATTGTCCTGAGAGGATTATCACTTTGGCTGGACCCACTAATGCCATCTTCAAAGCCTTTGCTATGATCATTGACAAACTGGAAGAG GACATCAGCAGCTCTATGACCAATAGCACAGCTGCCAGTAGACCCCCAGTCACTCTGAGGCTGGTGGTCCCTGCTAGTCAGTGTGGCTCTCTCATTGGGAAAGGTGGTTGCAAGATCAAGGAAATACGTGAG AGTACAGGGGCTCAGGTCCAGGTGGCAGGGGATATGCTCCCCAACTCAACTGAGCGGGCCATCACTATTGCTGGCATTCCGCAGTCCATCATTGAGTGTGTGAAACAGATCTGCGTGGTCATGTTGGAG actcTCTCCCAGTCCCCCCCGAAGGGCGTGACCATCCCGTACCGGCCCAAGCCGTCCAGTTCTCCAGTCATCTTTGCAGGTGGTCAG TTGACCAAGCTGCACCAGTTGGCAATGCAACAGTCTCATTTTCCCATGACGCATGGCAACACCGGATTCAGTG GCATTGAATCCAGCTCTCCAGAGGTGAAAGGCTATTGgg GTTTGGATGCATCTGCTCAGACTACTTCTCATGAACTCACCATTCCAAACGAT TTGATTGGCTGCATAATCGGGCGTCAAGGCGCCAAAATCAATGAGATCCGTCAGATGTCTGGGGCGCAGATCAAAATTGCGAACCCAGTGGAAGGATCTACTGATAGGCAGGTTACCATCACTGGATCTGCTGCCAGCATTAGCCTGGCTCAATATCTAATCAATGTCAG gCTTTCCTCGGAGACGGGTGGCATGGGGAGCAGCTAG
- the PCBP2 gene encoding poly(rC)-binding protein 2 isoform X23, with protein sequence MDTGVIEGGLNVTLTIRLLMHGKEVGSIIGKKGESVKKMREESGARINISEGNCPERIITLAGPTNAIFKAFAMIIDKLEEDISSSMTNSTAASRPPVTLRLVVPASQCGSLIGKGGCKIKEIRESTGAQVQVAGDMLPNSTERAITIAGIPQSIIECVKQICVVMLESPPKGVTIPYRPKPSSSPVIFAGGQDRYSTGSDSASFPHTTPSMCLNPDLEGPPLEAYTIQGQYAIPQPDLTKLHQLAMQQSHFPMTHGNTGFSGIESSSPEVKGYWGLDASAQTTSHELTIPNDLIGCIIGRQGAKINEIRQMSGAQIKIANPVEGSTDRQVTITGSAASISLAQYLINVRLSSETGGMGSS encoded by the exons ATGGACACCGGTGTGATTGAAGGTGGATTAAATGTCACTCTCACCATCCGGCTACTTATGCATGGAAAG GAAGTTGGCAGTATCATCGGGAAG AAAGGAGAATCAGTTAAGAAGATGCGTGAGGAG AGTGGTGCACGTATCAACATCTCAGAAGGGAATTGTCCTGAGAGGATTATCACTTTGGCTGGACCCACTAATGCCATCTTCAAAGCCTTTGCTATGATCATTGACAAACTGGAAGAG GACATCAGCAGCTCTATGACCAATAGCACAGCTGCCAGTAGACCCCCAGTCACTCTGAGGCTGGTGGTCCCTGCTAGTCAGTGTGGCTCTCTCATTGGGAAAGGTGGTTGCAAGATCAAGGAAATACGTGAG AGTACAGGGGCTCAGGTCCAGGTGGCAGGGGATATGCTCCCCAACTCAACTGAGCGGGCCATCACTATTGCTGGCATTCCGCAGTCCATCATTGAGTGTGTGAAACAGATCTGCGTGGTCATGTTGGAG TCCCCCCCGAAGGGCGTGACCATCCCGTACCGGCCCAAGCCGTCCAGTTCTCCAGTCATCTTTGCAGGTGGTCAG GACAGGTACAGCACAGGCAGCGACAGTGCGAGCTTTCCCCACACCACCCCGTCCATGTGCCTCAACCCTGACCTGGAGGGACCACCTCTAGAG GCCTATACCATTCAAGGACAGTATGCCATTCCACAGCCAGAT TTGACCAAGCTGCACCAGTTGGCAATGCAACAGTCTCATTTTCCCATGACGCATGGCAACACCGGATTCAGTG GCATTGAATCCAGCTCTCCAGAGGTGAAAGGCTATTGgg GTTTGGATGCATCTGCTCAGACTACTTCTCATGAACTCACCATTCCAAACGAT TTGATTGGCTGCATAATCGGGCGTCAAGGCGCCAAAATCAATGAGATCCGTCAGATGTCTGGGGCGCAGATCAAAATTGCGAACCCAGTGGAAGGATCTACTGATAGGCAGGTTACCATCACTGGATCTGCTGCCAGCATTAGCCTGGCTCAATATCTAATCAATGTCAG gCTTTCCTCGGAGACGGGTGGCATGGGGAGCAGCTAG
- the PCBP2 gene encoding poly(rC)-binding protein 2 isoform X27: MDTGVIEGGLNVTLTIRLLMHGKEVGSIIGKKGESVKKMREESGARINISEGNCPERIITLAGPTNAIFKAFAMIIDKLEEDISSSMTNSTAASRPPVTLRLVVPASQCGSLIGKGGCKIKEIRESTGAQVQVAGDMLPNSTERAITIAGIPQSIIECVKQICVVMLETLSQSPPKGVTIPYRPKPSSSPVIFAGGQAYTIQGQYAIPQPDLTKLHQLAMQQSHFPMTHGNTGFSGIESSSPEVKGYWAGLDASAQTTSHELTIPNDLIGCIIGRQGAKINEIRQMSGAQIKIANPVEGSTDRQVTITGSAASISLAQYLINVRLSSETGGMGSS, encoded by the exons ATGGACACCGGTGTGATTGAAGGTGGATTAAATGTCACTCTCACCATCCGGCTACTTATGCATGGAAAG GAAGTTGGCAGTATCATCGGGAAG AAAGGAGAATCAGTTAAGAAGATGCGTGAGGAG AGTGGTGCACGTATCAACATCTCAGAAGGGAATTGTCCTGAGAGGATTATCACTTTGGCTGGACCCACTAATGCCATCTTCAAAGCCTTTGCTATGATCATTGACAAACTGGAAGAG GACATCAGCAGCTCTATGACCAATAGCACAGCTGCCAGTAGACCCCCAGTCACTCTGAGGCTGGTGGTCCCTGCTAGTCAGTGTGGCTCTCTCATTGGGAAAGGTGGTTGCAAGATCAAGGAAATACGTGAG AGTACAGGGGCTCAGGTCCAGGTGGCAGGGGATATGCTCCCCAACTCAACTGAGCGGGCCATCACTATTGCTGGCATTCCGCAGTCCATCATTGAGTGTGTGAAACAGATCTGCGTGGTCATGTTGGAG actcTCTCCCAGTCCCCCCCGAAGGGCGTGACCATCCCGTACCGGCCCAAGCCGTCCAGTTCTCCAGTCATCTTTGCAGGTGGTCAG GCCTATACCATTCAAGGACAGTATGCCATTCCACAGCCAGAT TTGACCAAGCTGCACCAGTTGGCAATGCAACAGTCTCATTTTCCCATGACGCATGGCAACACCGGATTCAGTG GCATTGAATCCAGCTCTCCAGAGGTGAAAGGCTATTGgg CAGGTTTGGATGCATCTGCTCAGACTACTTCTCATGAACTCACCATTCCAAACGAT TTGATTGGCTGCATAATCGGGCGTCAAGGCGCCAAAATCAATGAGATCCGTCAGATGTCTGGGGCGCAGATCAAAATTGCGAACCCAGTGGAAGGATCTACTGATAGGCAGGTTACCATCACTGGATCTGCTGCCAGCATTAGCCTGGCTCAATATCTAATCAATGTCAG gCTTTCCTCGGAGACGGGTGGCATGGGGAGCAGCTAG
- the PCBP2 gene encoding poly(rC)-binding protein 2 isoform X32, with protein sequence MDTGVIEGGLNVTLTIRLLMHGKEVGSIIGKKGESVKKMREESGARINISEGNCPERIITLAGPTNAIFKAFAMIIDKLEEDISSSMTNSTAASRPPVTLRLVVPASQCGSLIGKGGCKIKEIRESTGAQVQVAGDMLPNSTERAITIAGIPQSIIECVKQICVVMLESPPKGVTIPYRPKPSSSPVIFAGGQAYTIQGQYAIPQPDLTKLHQLAMQQSHFPMTHGNTGFSAGLDASAQTTSHELTIPNDLIGCIIGRQGAKINEIRQMSGAQIKIANPVEGSTDRQVTITGSAASISLAQYLINVRLSSETGGMGSS encoded by the exons ATGGACACCGGTGTGATTGAAGGTGGATTAAATGTCACTCTCACCATCCGGCTACTTATGCATGGAAAG GAAGTTGGCAGTATCATCGGGAAG AAAGGAGAATCAGTTAAGAAGATGCGTGAGGAG AGTGGTGCACGTATCAACATCTCAGAAGGGAATTGTCCTGAGAGGATTATCACTTTGGCTGGACCCACTAATGCCATCTTCAAAGCCTTTGCTATGATCATTGACAAACTGGAAGAG GACATCAGCAGCTCTATGACCAATAGCACAGCTGCCAGTAGACCCCCAGTCACTCTGAGGCTGGTGGTCCCTGCTAGTCAGTGTGGCTCTCTCATTGGGAAAGGTGGTTGCAAGATCAAGGAAATACGTGAG AGTACAGGGGCTCAGGTCCAGGTGGCAGGGGATATGCTCCCCAACTCAACTGAGCGGGCCATCACTATTGCTGGCATTCCGCAGTCCATCATTGAGTGTGTGAAACAGATCTGCGTGGTCATGTTGGAG TCCCCCCCGAAGGGCGTGACCATCCCGTACCGGCCCAAGCCGTCCAGTTCTCCAGTCATCTTTGCAGGTGGTCAG GCCTATACCATTCAAGGACAGTATGCCATTCCACAGCCAGAT TTGACCAAGCTGCACCAGTTGGCAATGCAACAGTCTCATTTTCCCATGACGCATGGCAACACCGGATTCAGTG CAGGTTTGGATGCATCTGCTCAGACTACTTCTCATGAACTCACCATTCCAAACGAT TTGATTGGCTGCATAATCGGGCGTCAAGGCGCCAAAATCAATGAGATCCGTCAGATGTCTGGGGCGCAGATCAAAATTGCGAACCCAGTGGAAGGATCTACTGATAGGCAGGTTACCATCACTGGATCTGCTGCCAGCATTAGCCTGGCTCAATATCTAATCAATGTCAG gCTTTCCTCGGAGACGGGTGGCATGGGGAGCAGCTAG